From the Teredinibacter turnerae T7901 genome, one window contains:
- a CDS encoding TetR/AcrR family transcriptional regulator, which produces MARPSKRNEIAMQSLPLFLENGFKGTSIDMVVAACRVSKPTVYRHFPDKNALLVAALEYWRDVQPSVDWSTLTASALWLKLEALLLTPEAVRLLALCIGEGQRFPDAQRVLFKHVERAWRAPLEQWAKRHGFDVESFAREFDQRLLRQLMTPAAEE; this is translated from the coding sequence ATGGCCCGTCCGTCCAAGCGTAACGAGATAGCGATGCAAAGCCTGCCGCTGTTTCTCGAAAACGGGTTTAAAGGGACGTCTATCGATATGGTTGTCGCTGCTTGCCGGGTTTCGAAGCCGACCGTGTACCGACATTTTCCGGATAAAAATGCGCTGTTGGTTGCAGCACTCGAATATTGGCGGGACGTACAGCCTAGTGTGGACTGGTCAACGCTGACGGCGAGCGCACTTTGGCTCAAGCTGGAAGCGCTGCTGCTTACGCCAGAGGCAGTGCGCCTGCTCGCGCTTTGCATTGGAGAAGGGCAGCGATTTCCCGATGCTCAGCGCGTACTATTTAAACATGTAGAACGCGCTTGGAGAGCGCCCCTTGAGCAGTGGGCTAAGCGACATGGATTCGATGTGGAAAGTTTCGCCAGGGAATTTGATCAGCGTTTGCTCCGCCAATTAATGACGCCAGCCGCAGAAGAATAA